A single Sphingomonas sp. IW22 DNA region contains:
- the pdeM gene encoding ligase-associated DNA damage response endonuclease PdeM, translated as MVPFSFADHAFAALPEGALYWPARRALMVADLHFEKASWFASKGQMLPPYDSFATLAALEGVVARCDPAEIWCLGDSFHDAAGCERLPEAVQAGLRAMTAKRRFVWITGNHDAGMIDRCGGEVMAEARLGHLVLRHEADPAEAAPELSGHWHPKLRVAVRGRLVARRCFVASATKLVLPAFGALTGGLDATHPELMRALGGRAQALVTAGDRLLRFPLAA; from the coding sequence ATGGTTCCGTTTTCGTTCGCCGATCATGCCTTTGCCGCGCTGCCCGAAGGGGCGCTTTACTGGCCCGCGCGCCGGGCGCTGATGGTCGCCGACCTGCATTTCGAAAAGGCCAGCTGGTTTGCCAGCAAGGGGCAGATGCTGCCCCCCTATGACAGCTTCGCCACGCTTGCCGCGCTGGAGGGGGTGGTTGCGCGGTGCGACCCGGCGGAAATCTGGTGCCTGGGCGACAGTTTCCACGACGCCGCGGGGTGCGAACGCCTGCCCGAAGCGGTGCAGGCGGGATTGCGCGCGATGACGGCAAAGCGGCGCTTCGTCTGGATCACGGGCAATCACGATGCGGGCATGATCGACCGTTGCGGTGGAGAGGTGATGGCCGAGGCGCGGCTGGGCCACCTGGTGCTACGCCACGAAGCCGATCCGGCAGAGGCCGCGCCCGAACTGTCCGGCCACTGGCACCCCAAGCTGCGCGTCGCGGTACGCGGACGGCTGGTTGCGCGCCGCTGTTTCGTCGCCAGCGCGACCAAATTGGTACTGCCTGCATTCGGTGCGCTGACTGGTGGCCTCGACGCCACTCACCCGGAATTGATGCGCGCGCTGGGCGGACGGGCTCAGGCACTGGTGACGGCCGGCGACCGGCTGTTGCGCTTTCCGCTGGCGGCCTGA
- a CDS encoding retroviral-like aspartic protease family protein — protein sequence MLHIRALAALLLAAASAGSAREPQVAPLPPPDPVAIAEQASEYLAFAEFEQRMRVPVRVNGAGPFHFVIDTGAERTVISRQVATTLGLSVGRTVNIAAMTGVVPVSTVHIPSLEIDAVPRTRSIEAPQLEGLHLGADGLVGLDSLANNALLIDFDESRMHVQKSRRRQRAAAPDEIVITAKSQMGRLIVTDARFAGKRISVVLDTGTSVSIGNSALLKLVADKAKVGLPIRVMSVTGGTIDADYRVVPRVTLGGVELRTLPVAFADVPPFERLKLNDRPALFLGMDAMKLFRQVRIDFPNREVRFLLPRGVRPSGIGARLMQ from the coding sequence ATGCTGCACATTCGCGCCCTTGCCGCGCTGCTGCTCGCCGCCGCGAGCGCAGGGTCGGCGCGCGAGCCACAGGTTGCGCCGCTGCCGCCCCCGGACCCGGTCGCCATCGCCGAACAGGCCAGCGAATATCTGGCCTTTGCCGAGTTCGAACAGCGGATGCGCGTGCCCGTTCGTGTCAATGGCGCCGGGCCGTTCCACTTCGTGATCGACACCGGGGCTGAGCGCACCGTCATTTCACGACAGGTGGCGACGACGCTGGGTTTGTCGGTTGGCCGCACGGTCAACATCGCCGCGATGACCGGGGTGGTGCCGGTGTCCACCGTGCATATCCCCTCACTTGAGATCGACGCCGTGCCGCGCACCCGGTCGATCGAGGCGCCGCAGCTTGAAGGGCTGCATCTGGGCGCCGACGGTCTGGTCGGGCTGGACAGCCTGGCCAACAACGCGCTGCTGATCGATTTCGACGAAAGCCGGATGCACGTGCAGAAATCCCGTCGCCGCCAGCGCGCCGCCGCGCCGGACGAGATCGTCATTACCGCCAAATCGCAGATGGGCCGCCTGATCGTCACCGACGCGCGGTTCGCGGGCAAGCGGATCAGCGTCGTGCTCGACACCGGCACGTCGGTCAGCATCGGCAACAGCGCGTTGCTGAAGCTGGTGGCGGACAAGGCGAAGGTGGGTTTGCCGATCCGGGTGATGAGCGTGACCGGCGGCACGATCGACGCCGATTACCGGGTTGTGCCGCGCGTCACGCTGGGCGGGGTGGAATTGCGGACGCTGCCCGTCGCCTTTGCCGACGTGCCGCCGTTCGAGCGGCTGAAGCTGAACGACCGGCCCGCGTTGTTTCTGGGCATGGATGCGATGAAGCTGTTTCGACAGGTGCGGATCGACTTCCCCAATCGCGAGGTGCGTTTCCTGCTGCCGCGCGGCGTGCGCCCATCGGGGATCGGTGCGCGCCTGATGCAATGA
- a CDS encoding ligase-associated DNA damage response DEXH box helicase gives MSDWFERRGWRPRRHQMDMLAAARAGRHALLVATTGAGKTLSGFLPTLAELTEAPHDGLHTLYISPLKALAVDVRRNLLAPIEEMGLPITVEARTGDTPSDRKARQRAKPPHILLTTPESLSLLISYPDSAAMFAGLRTVVIDEVHAFATGKRGDLLALTLARLQRFAPGLRRVALSATVADADGYRAWLAPDGDIDTVSLVKGEAGAAPNISILLPEDRVPWSGHSGRYAAPQVMREVEGHRTTLVFCNTRSLAELIFQDLWKVNDGNLPMGVHHGSLAVEARRKVEGAMADGRLRALVATASLDLGVDWGDVDCVIQMGAPKGSSRLLQRIGRANHRLDEASEAILVPGNRFEYLEARAALDAVEAGELDPDIFRPGALDVLAQHLMACACAEPFDAAAMLAEVQSALPYSALDGETFERVLGFIADGGYALRAYDRFKRLTKGADGLWRVSHPRFVTQHRLNAGIIVDAPVLNVRFKNGRALGTVEEYFAATLSPGDTFFFAGMSLEVERIDQLDLLVRATARPARIPTYVGARMPLSTNLAHRVRTFLHDRSEWPRFPADVRDWLEMQDRRSVLPAPGQLLVETFPREGRHYMVAYSFEGWNAHQSLGMLITRRMEAMGLKPMGFVSNDYALACYGLEPIADPAALFSPDILEHEFVEWVQGSALLKRAFREVAVIGGLVERQHPGKKKTGRQVTFSTDLIYDVLRKYEPGHLLLQAAWDDARARMTDVGRLADLLDRAADTMVHVDLERVSPLAVPVLVLIGRERVAQGTVDDELLIEAEVLANEAMRVD, from the coding sequence ATTTCGGACTGGTTCGAGCGGCGCGGCTGGCGTCCGCGTCGGCACCAGATGGACATGCTGGCCGCCGCGCGCGCCGGGCGCCACGCATTGCTGGTGGCGACAACGGGGGCGGGCAAGACGCTGTCGGGCTTCCTGCCCACGCTGGCCGAGCTGACCGAAGCCCCGCATGACGGGTTGCACACACTCTACATCTCCCCGCTAAAGGCGTTGGCGGTTGACGTCCGCCGCAACCTGCTGGCCCCGATCGAGGAAATGGGCCTGCCCATCACGGTTGAGGCTCGCACCGGCGACACTCCCAGCGACCGCAAGGCCCGGCAACGGGCCAAGCCGCCGCACATCCTGCTGACCACGCCTGAATCGCTCAGCCTGCTGATCAGCTATCCCGACAGCGCGGCGATGTTCGCAGGGCTGCGGACGGTGGTGATCGACGAGGTGCATGCCTTTGCCACCGGCAAGCGCGGCGACCTGCTGGCGTTGACACTCGCACGATTGCAGCGGTTCGCGCCGGGGCTGCGCCGGGTGGCGCTGTCGGCAACAGTTGCCGATGCCGATGGCTATCGCGCATGGCTGGCCCCGGACGGCGACATCGACACGGTATCGCTGGTGAAGGGGGAGGCGGGCGCTGCGCCCAATATCTCGATCCTGCTGCCAGAGGACCGGGTGCCGTGGTCGGGCCATTCGGGCCGCTATGCCGCGCCGCAGGTGATGCGCGAGGTAGAGGGGCACCGCACCACGCTGGTTTTCTGCAACACGCGCAGCCTGGCCGAGCTGATTTTCCAGGATCTGTGGAAGGTGAACGACGGCAATCTGCCGATGGGCGTCCACCACGGCAGCCTGGCGGTAGAGGCGCGGCGCAAGGTCGAAGGCGCGATGGCCGATGGCCGTCTGCGCGCGCTGGTCGCGACCGCCAGCCTCGACCTGGGCGTCGATTGGGGCGATGTCGATTGCGTGATCCAGATGGGTGCGCCCAAGGGTTCGTCGCGGCTGCTCCAGCGGATCGGGCGCGCCAATCACCGGCTGGACGAGGCGTCGGAGGCGATCCTGGTTCCCGGCAATCGTTTCGAATATCTGGAAGCGCGCGCCGCGCTGGACGCGGTGGAGGCGGGGGAACTGGACCCCGACATTTTCCGTCCCGGCGCGCTGGACGTGCTGGCCCAGCATCTGATGGCCTGCGCCTGTGCCGAGCCTTTCGACGCGGCGGCCATGCTGGCGGAGGTTCAGTCGGCGCTGCCCTATTCGGCACTGGATGGCGAGACGTTCGAGCGGGTGCTGGGGTTCATTGCCGATGGCGGCTATGCCCTGCGCGCCTATGACCGGTTCAAGCGGCTGACGAAGGGAGCGGACGGGCTGTGGCGTGTCAGCCACCCACGCTTTGTCACGCAACACCGGCTGAATGCGGGCATCATCGTCGATGCGCCGGTGCTGAACGTGCGCTTCAAGAATGGCCGCGCGCTGGGCACGGTCGAGGAATATTTCGCCGCCACGCTTTCGCCGGGTGACACGTTCTTCTTTGCGGGCATGAGCCTGGAGGTCGAGCGGATCGACCAGCTCGACCTTTTGGTGCGCGCCACCGCGCGGCCGGCGCGTATTCCGACTTATGTCGGCGCGCGGATGCCGTTGTCGACCAATCTGGCGCACCGGGTCCGCACGTTTCTGCATGACCGCAGCGAATGGCCGCGCTTTCCCGCCGATGTGCGCGACTGGCTGGAGATGCAGGACCGCCGCTCCGTTCTGCCTGCGCCGGGGCAATTGCTGGTCGAAACCTTTCCGCGCGAAGGGCGGCACTACATGGTCGCCTATAGTTTCGAAGGGTGGAACGCGCACCAGTCGCTGGGCATGCTGATTACGCGCCGGATGGAGGCGATGGGGCTGAAGCCGATGGGCTTCGTGTCCAACGATTACGCGCTCGCCTGTTATGGGCTGGAGCCGATCGCTGATCCCGCTGCGTTGTTTTCGCCCGACATTCTGGAGCATGAGTTTGTCGAATGGGTACAGGGATCGGCGCTCCTGAAACGTGCGTTCCGCGAAGTGGCCGTGATTGGTGGGCTGGTGGAGCGCCAGCATCCGGGCAAGAAAAAGACCGGGCGGCAGGTCACCTTCTCCACCGACCTGATCTACGACGTGCTGCGGAAATATGAGCCCGGCCATCTGCTGCTTCAGGCGGCATGGGACGATGCGCGTGCGCGGATGACCGACGTGGGGCGGCTGGCGGACCTACTCGATCGCGCCGCCGATACGATGGTGCATGTCGATCTTGAGCGCGTCAGCCCGCTGGCGGTGCCGGTGCTGGTGCTGATCGGTCGCGAGCGCGTGGCGCAGGGCACGGTCGATGACGAACTGCTGATCGAGGCTGAAGTGCTGGCGAACGAGGCGATGCGGGTCGACTGA
- a CDS encoding ligase-associated DNA damage response exonuclease: protein MPAPGRWIDPRPEGIYIPAADAWIDPSTPKPRALVTHGHADHARGGHGSVWATPETLAIMAARYGPQNGVSVAYGESIRMGDVDIGFVPAGHVLGSAQIVLDHAGERVVVSGDYKRRPDPTCAPFEPVPCDVFVTEATFGLPVFRHPETRDELAKLDAALRAEPDRCVLVGAYALGKAQRVIRELRDMGHDDPIYLHGALQRLCDLYVEHGVDLGELRPATDASKDELRGRIVMAPPGALNDRWSRRLPDPITAMASGWMRVRQRARQRQVELPIILSDHADWDELTATIRELAPREVWVTHGREDALVHWCALHQIKARALELVGFEDEDD, encoded by the coding sequence ATGCCCGCACCCGGCCGCTGGATCGACCCCCGCCCAGAGGGCATTTACATCCCCGCCGCCGATGCGTGGATCGATCCGTCCACGCCCAAACCGCGCGCTCTCGTGACGCATGGCCATGCCGATCACGCGCGCGGCGGTCACGGCAGCGTTTGGGCGACGCCAGAGACGCTGGCGATCATGGCCGCACGCTACGGCCCGCAAAATGGCGTGTCGGTTGCTTATGGCGAAAGCATTCGCATGGGCGATGTCGATATCGGCTTCGTGCCTGCGGGCCATGTGCTCGGCTCGGCCCAGATCGTCCTCGACCATGCGGGTGAACGGGTGGTGGTGTCGGGCGACTACAAACGTCGCCCCGACCCGACCTGTGCGCCGTTCGAACCCGTGCCGTGCGACGTATTCGTGACCGAGGCGACATTCGGCCTGCCCGTGTTCCGCCACCCAGAAACCCGCGACGAACTGGCAAAGCTGGACGCCGCCCTCCGTGCGGAGCCGGATCGGTGCGTGCTGGTGGGTGCCTATGCACTAGGCAAGGCGCAGCGCGTGATCCGCGAGCTTCGCGACATGGGGCATGACGATCCCATCTACCTGCACGGCGCGCTGCAACGGCTGTGCGATCTGTATGTCGAACATGGCGTCGATCTGGGCGAGCTGCGCCCCGCGACCGATGCCAGCAAGGACGAACTTCGCGGGCGCATCGTCATGGCGCCGCCGGGCGCGCTTAACGACCGCTGGTCGCGGCGGCTGCCCGATCCGATCACCGCCATGGCGTCGGGCTGGATGCGGGTTCGCCAGCGCGCGCGCCAGCGTCAGGTGGAGTTGCCGATCATCCTGTCCGACCATGCCGACTGGGACGAGCTGACCGCCACCATCCGCGAACTCGCCCCGCGTGAGGTGTGGGTGACGCATGGGCGGGAGGACGCGCTGGTCCACTGGTGCGCGCTGCACCAGATCAAGGCGCGCGCGCTGGAACTGGTCGGCTTTGAGGATGAAGACGACTGA
- a CDS encoding DUF885 family protein, which yields MPLSPRLLFTAALILPLPLTATVAQTAPAAQGAEAEDARLNAFLDQAFDASLALSPQAVTSLGGKTDYDKLDDYTGAVGDKRMAMAEETLRQMKAQFDPARLGTQGKLSYRLFEFQVANQRRQHQWRDYSFPVSTNGSPAGEIPVFLINQHRVTSVADAEAYIARIRETDRVMREVAARMRAQAAKGIVPPQMVFGPARADAKKVLVGAPFSAGPDSTVMADFAKKVAALDAPEATKTKLLADARTALTGPFKQGYDTLFAALDEIEAKAKGNNGAWSLPNGDAYYAARLYNYTTTDLSAEQIHQLGLRQVAAIGAEMDAVRQQTGFKGDRKAFFNYIRTDPRFKYENSEAGRETYLNDARALIAEVMGKAPQYFSVLPKAPLEVRAVEKWREATASTAFYNRPAPDGSRPGIFYVNLADMSQVQKVQNSGIAAHEGAPGHHFQIARAQELTGLPKFRKLGGYSAYTEGWGLYSERLADEMGVYKDPYQRFGMLSLQMWRAIRLVVDTGMHAKRWTREQAQQYFRDNSPLSEIDLKREVDRYMNNPGQATSYMVGQLKIAELRARAEKELGAKFDIRDFHEAVLANGMMPLEVLEQVVGDYIAAKKG from the coding sequence TTGCCCCTTTCCCCCCGACTGCTTTTCACCGCTGCCCTGATCCTGCCGCTGCCGCTGACCGCCACCGTCGCCCAGACCGCGCCCGCCGCGCAGGGGGCGGAGGCAGAGGACGCACGCCTGAACGCGTTTCTCGATCAGGCGTTCGACGCCAGCCTGGCGCTCAGCCCGCAAGCAGTGACGTCGCTGGGCGGCAAGACCGATTACGACAAGCTGGACGACTATACCGGCGCGGTCGGGGACAAGCGCATGGCCATGGCGGAGGAAACGCTGCGCCAGATGAAGGCGCAGTTCGATCCCGCCCGGCTGGGTACGCAAGGAAAGCTCAGCTACCGCCTGTTCGAATTCCAGGTCGCCAATCAGCGCCGCCAGCACCAGTGGCGCGATTACAGCTTCCCGGTTTCCACAAATGGCAGCCCGGCGGGTGAGATTCCGGTCTTTCTGATCAATCAGCACCGCGTCACCAGCGTGGCCGATGCCGAAGCCTATATCGCGCGTATCCGGGAAACCGATCGGGTCATGCGCGAAGTTGCGGCGCGGATGCGCGCGCAGGCGGCAAAGGGCATCGTGCCCCCGCAGATGGTGTTTGGCCCCGCCCGCGCCGACGCGAAGAAGGTGCTGGTCGGCGCGCCCTTCTCCGCCGGTCCCGACAGCACGGTGATGGCCGATTTCGCGAAGAAGGTCGCCGCGCTCGACGCGCCGGAAGCGACCAAGACCAAGCTGCTGGCCGATGCGCGCACCGCACTGACCGGCCCGTTCAAACAGGGTTACGACACGCTGTTCGCCGCGCTGGACGAGATCGAGGCCAAGGCGAAGGGCAATAACGGCGCATGGAGTCTGCCCAATGGCGACGCCTATTATGCGGCGCGGCTGTACAACTACACAACGACCGACCTGAGCGCCGAACAGATCCACCAGCTCGGGCTGCGTCAGGTTGCCGCCATCGGTGCCGAAATGGATGCCGTGCGTCAGCAGACCGGATTCAAGGGCGACCGCAAGGCGTTCTTCAACTACATCCGCACCGACCCGCGCTTCAAATATGAGAATTCGGAAGCGGGTCGGGAAACCTATCTCAACGACGCGCGCGCGCTGATCGCGGAAGTGATGGGCAAGGCTCCGCAATATTTCAGCGTCCTGCCAAAGGCGCCGTTGGAGGTCCGCGCGGTGGAAAAGTGGCGTGAGGCGACCGCCTCTACCGCCTTCTACAACCGCCCCGCGCCCGACGGGTCGCGGCCGGGCATCTTCTACGTCAACCTCGCCGACATGAGCCAGGTGCAAAAGGTCCAGAACTCCGGTATTGCCGCACATGAAGGCGCGCCCGGCCACCATTTTCAGATCGCCCGCGCCCAGGAACTGACCGGCCTGCCCAAATTCCGCAAGCTGGGCGGATACAGCGCCTATACCGAAGGGTGGGGCCTGTATTCCGAACGGCTGGCCGACGAAATGGGTGTGTACAAGGACCCCTATCAGCGCTTCGGGATGCTCTCGCTCCAGATGTGGCGCGCGATCCGACTGGTGGTCGACACCGGCATGCACGCCAAGCGCTGGACCCGCGAACAGGCGCAGCAGTATTTCCGCGACAACTCACCGCTGTCCGAAATCGACCTGAAGCGTGAAGTCGACCGCTATATGAACAATCCGGGTCAGGCGACCAGCTATATGGTTGGCCAGCTCAAGATCGCGGAACTTCGCGCGCGCGCCGAAAAGGAACTGGGCGCGAAGTTCGACATTCGCGATTTCCACGAAGCGGTGCTGGCCAACGGCATGATGCCGCTGGAAGTGCTGGAACAGGTCGTCGGCGACTATATCGCCGCGAAAAAGGGCTGA
- the queG gene encoding tRNA epoxyqueuosine(34) reductase QueG has product MAQHKSIEDRIRAKAAELGFAACGFARADAAPRTGERLRQWLADGCHGSMMWMEGRADQRASPAGLWPDVRSIIALGMSYAPTVDPLALAEQGDVGRISVYAQGADYHDVVKKALKALGRWLFAEAGGELKVFVDTAPVMEKPLSEAAGLGWQGKHTNLVSRDHGSWLFLGAIYTTLELTGEGAGRDRCGSCDACQRACPTDAFPAPYRIDARRCISYWTIEHAGPIPDAIADAMGNRIYGCDDCLAVCPWNKFAQSAAANRAFRPRAELVAPPLAELLALDDATFRQVFAGSPIKRIGRNRMVRNCLIAAGNSRDRALTPSITPLLDDPDPVVRDAAAWALARIGGGAF; this is encoded by the coding sequence GTGGCACAGCACAAGTCGATTGAAGACCGTATCCGCGCAAAGGCAGCCGAGCTGGGGTTCGCTGCCTGTGGCTTTGCGCGCGCCGACGCCGCGCCCCGCACGGGTGAGCGGCTGCGCCAATGGCTGGCAGACGGGTGCCATGGCAGCATGATGTGGATGGAGGGCCGCGCCGATCAGCGCGCCAGCCCCGCCGGCCTGTGGCCCGATGTCCGCAGCATCATCGCGCTGGGCATGAGCTATGCTCCCACCGTTGATCCGTTGGCGCTGGCGGAGCAGGGCGATGTGGGCCGGATTTCGGTCTATGCCCAAGGGGCCGATTATCACGATGTCGTGAAGAAGGCGCTGAAGGCGCTCGGTCGCTGGCTGTTCGCGGAAGCGGGCGGCGAGCTGAAGGTGTTCGTCGACACCGCGCCCGTCATGGAAAAGCCGCTGTCGGAAGCCGCCGGGCTGGGGTGGCAGGGCAAGCACACCAATCTGGTCAGCCGCGATCATGGCAGTTGGCTGTTCCTGGGCGCGATCTACACTACGCTCGAACTGACGGGGGAGGGGGCGGGGCGCGACCGTTGCGGGTCGTGCGATGCGTGCCAGCGCGCGTGCCCGACCGATGCGTTTCCCGCGCCCTATCGCATCGATGCGCGCCGCTGCATCTCCTATTGGACGATCGAACATGCCGGGCCGATTCCCGATGCGATTGCCGATGCGATGGGCAATCGCATCTATGGCTGCGACGATTGCCTGGCGGTGTGCCCGTGGAACAAGTTCGCCCAATCCGCCGCTGCCAATCGCGCCTTTCGCCCGCGCGCCGAACTGGTCGCGCCGCCGCTGGCGGAATTGCTGGCGCTGGACGATGCGACCTTTCGACAGGTATTCGCTGGTTCGCCGATCAAGCGTATCGGGCGCAACCGCATGGTCCGTAACTGCCTGATTGCAGCGGGAAATAGCAGGGACCGGGCGCTGACCCCTTCAATCACGCCGCTATTGGACGATCCCGACCCGGTGGTACGCGACGCGGCGGCATGGGCGTTGGCGCGGATCGGCGGTGGCGCCTTTTGA
- a CDS encoding ABC transporter ATP-binding protein codes for MDRPTLALEAQGLVKRFGDRRVVDGIDIAVPLGAIYGVLGPNGAGKTTTLRMLLGILEPDQGSRTLLGHARPREASDRVGYLPEERGLYPNMRAKDAIAFMGALRGLDWRTGRKRAEAMLADAGLGHAADEKIRKLSKGMAQFVQLLGSVVHEPDFIVLDEPFSGLDPVNQERLEALIRAQRDRGATILFSTHVMAHAERLCDRLTIIARGRARFEGTVADARATLPYRAHYVPHFAHEGLAALLPADAVRDGDGWRFNVPDEGIEPLLSRLIAAGHGIAGLSIERPSLHDVFVRIVGPEALETGEAA; via the coding sequence GTGGATAGGCCGACACTGGCATTGGAAGCCCAGGGACTGGTCAAGCGATTTGGCGACCGCCGGGTGGTGGACGGCATCGACATCGCCGTGCCGCTCGGTGCGATCTATGGCGTGCTTGGCCCCAACGGCGCGGGCAAGACGACGACGCTTCGCATGTTGCTGGGCATTCTGGAACCCGATCAGGGCAGCCGAACGCTGCTCGGCCATGCCCGTCCGCGCGAGGCGAGCGACCGGGTGGGCTACCTGCCCGAAGAACGCGGGCTTTATCCCAATATGCGGGCAAAGGACGCCATCGCCTTCATGGGTGCCTTGCGCGGGCTGGACTGGCGCACGGGCCGCAAGCGGGCAGAGGCGATGCTGGCCGATGCAGGGCTGGGCCACGCGGCGGACGAAAAGATCCGCAAGCTGTCAAAGGGCATGGCCCAGTTCGTGCAACTGCTGGGGTCGGTAGTCCACGAACCCGACTTCATCGTGCTGGACGAACCCTTTTCGGGGCTGGACCCGGTCAATCAGGAACGACTGGAGGCGCTGATCCGCGCCCAGCGCGACCGGGGTGCGACCATTTTATTCTCCACCCATGTCATGGCCCATGCCGAACGGCTGTGCGACCGGCTGACCATCATTGCGCGTGGTCGTGCCCGGTTTGAGGGGACCGTGGCCGATGCCCGCGCCACCCTGCCCTACCGCGCGCATTATGTGCCGCATTTCGCGCATGAAGGGCTGGCGGCGCTATTGCCGGCCGATGCGGTGCGCGACGGCGACGGCTGGCGCTTCAACGTGCCGGATGAGGGGATTGAGCCGCTATTGTCGCGCCTGATCGCCGCCGGGCACGGCATTGCCGGCCTGTCGATCGAACGGCCCAGCCTGCATGACGTGTTCGTCCGCATCGTCGGCCCAGAAGCACTTGAAACCGGGGAAGCGGCATGA
- a CDS encoding ABC transporter permease codes for MSHSTRLIRQTLTIARRDFQATVFTPTFLLFLFAPFLFMGLSGLIGGLGAASIAERGTRNLRIVAVASPADRNVLIAADRNLRALFSEREAPPTLELRAATGDPEAIARNNFKRDDVQVVAVLYGPLEHATVLHAPIGTRSSRYLAGLAEQALRIRSGGAAPLATVRQVEMREGATVPIGRDEGGFAAVFALFFLTLLLAGQVVSSMAEERSNKVIEVLAAAVPLEAVFLGKLIGMFGVALLFVTFWGVVAVNVASLLPGEIGAAVSGMTPAIGAPTFALLFLAYFTMAYMLLGAVFLGVGAQASTPREIQMLSLPITIFQVAMFGLASAAAAQPDGIAATVAAIFPFSSPFAMAGRAASEPGLWPHLLAIGWQLCWVALTVTLGARAFRRGVLQSAGPRWRMPFTRAR; via the coding sequence ATGAGCCATTCGACGCGCCTGATCCGGCAGACGCTGACCATCGCGCGCCGCGATTTTCAGGCAACGGTGTTCACGCCGACGTTCCTGTTGTTCCTGTTCGCGCCGTTCCTGTTCATGGGCCTTTCGGGCCTGATCGGCGGTCTGGGCGCGGCAAGCATTGCGGAGCGGGGCACGCGCAACCTGCGCATCGTTGCCGTCGCGTCGCCGGCGGACCGCAACGTCCTGATTGCCGCCGACCGCAATCTGCGCGCCTTGTTCAGCGAACGAGAGGCGCCACCGACGCTGGAACTGCGCGCCGCCACCGGCGATCCGGAGGCGATTGCACGCAACAACTTCAAGCGCGACGACGTTCAGGTGGTCGCCGTGCTTTACGGGCCGCTTGAGCACGCGACGGTGCTGCACGCGCCGATCGGCACGCGATCCTCGCGCTATCTGGCCGGGTTGGCTGAGCAGGCGCTGCGCATCAGAAGCGGCGGCGCCGCGCCCCTCGCCACTGTGCGCCAGGTGGAAATGCGTGAGGGCGCGACGGTCCCGATCGGTCGCGATGAGGGCGGGTTCGCCGCCGTCTTCGCGCTGTTCTTCCTGACGTTGTTGCTGGCCGGACAGGTCGTTTCGTCGATGGCGGAAGAACGATCGAACAAGGTGATCGAGGTGCTGGCCGCCGCCGTCCCGCTGGAAGCGGTCTTTCTGGGCAAGCTGATCGGCATGTTCGGCGTCGCGCTGCTGTTCGTCACCTTCTGGGGTGTGGTCGCCGTCAATGTCGCCAGTCTGCTGCCCGGCGAAATCGGTGCTGCGGTGAGCGGAATGACCCCCGCCATCGGCGCACCGACCTTCGCCCTACTGTTCCTGGCCTATTTCACCATGGCCTATATGCTGCTCGGCGCGGTGTTTCTGGGGGTGGGTGCACAGGCATCGACCCCGCGCGAGATCCAGATGCTGTCGCTGCCCATCACCATTTTTCAGGTAGCGATGTTCGGCCTCGCCTCTGCAGCGGCCGCGCAGCCGGATGGCATCGCCGCTACCGTCGCCGCCATTTTTCCGTTCAGCTCACCCTTTGCCATGGCCGGGCGCGCCGCGAGCGAGCCGGGGCTGTGGCCCCATTTGCTGGCGATCGGCTGGCAGCTTTGCTGGGTCGCGCTGACCGTGACGCTGGGCGCGCGGGCATTCCGGCGCGGCGTGCTGCAATCGGCTGGACCGCGCTGGCGCATGCCCTTCACCCGCGCCCGATAA